In Halobaculum limi, one DNA window encodes the following:
- the npdG gene encoding NADPH-dependent F420 reductase has translation MRIALLGGTGDIGEGLAVRWGRDTDHELLVGSRDPEKARTAADDYVETVANAGGDATIKGFDNAMATDRADVVVLAVPPYHVADTVDAVADNLDTDDVVVTPAAGMKRDDDGFHYHPPSAGSVTALVRDAVPEEVPVVGAFHNLAAGRLADLSQDLGIDTLVVADDDDAAATVSRLAEEIEGLRALDAGGLSNAAEVESVTPLLINVASNNDDLHDLGVRFE, from the coding sequence ATGCGAATCGCACTTTTGGGCGGCACCGGCGACATCGGCGAGGGACTCGCCGTGCGCTGGGGCCGTGACACCGACCACGAACTGCTCGTCGGCTCTCGCGACCCCGAGAAGGCTCGGACGGCCGCAGACGACTACGTCGAGACGGTCGCCAACGCCGGCGGCGACGCCACGATCAAGGGCTTCGACAACGCGATGGCAACAGACCGTGCCGACGTCGTCGTCCTCGCGGTGCCGCCGTACCACGTCGCCGACACCGTCGACGCCGTCGCCGACAACCTCGACACGGACGACGTCGTCGTCACGCCCGCCGCGGGGATGAAACGCGACGACGACGGCTTCCACTACCACCCGCCGAGCGCCGGGAGCGTCACGGCGCTCGTGCGCGACGCCGTCCCCGAGGAGGTACCCGTCGTCGGCGCGTTCCACAACCTCGCCGCGGGCCGCCTCGCCGACCTCTCGCAGGACCTGGGCATCGACACGCTCGTCGTCGCGGACGACGACGACGCGGCCGCCACGGTGTCGCGACTCGCCGAGGAAATCGAGGGACTACGAGCGCTCGACGCCGGCGGCCTCTCGAACGCCGCCGAGGTGGAGTCGGTCACGCCGCTCCTGATCAACGTCGCGTCGAACAACGACGACCTCCACGACTTGGGCGTCCGCTTCGAGTAA
- a CDS encoding DUF7534 family protein, which translates to MSDDPNADDVSESSDPGDAPSATDARRDRIAHVVQFLSFVALLDLFALAFATQFVPPDRLTLAVTVGPMLVVSPVLAYWFVYVRGR; encoded by the coding sequence ATGAGCGACGACCCCAACGCGGACGACGTGAGCGAATCGAGCGACCCGGGCGACGCGCCCTCGGCCACCGACGCACGCCGCGACCGAATCGCCCACGTCGTGCAGTTCCTCTCGTTCGTCGCGCTGTTGGACCTGTTCGCGCTCGCGTTCGCAACGCAGTTCGTCCCGCCGGACCGTCTGACGCTGGCGGTGACGGTCGGGCCGATGCTGGTCGTCTCGCCCGTCCTCGCGTACTGGTTCGTGTACGTCCGCGGGCGGTGA
- a CDS encoding TIGR01548 family HAD-type hydrolase, protein MRVDTVVLDVDGVLVDVADSYRRAVVESVERRHGTTLPRADLQAFKNAGGFNNDWELSDAVALYVLASDRGLDADVAAFTDAIAANGTGLDGARATIRDSLGEETASEVEAEWDPDALRETFQALYLGADLYRDIEGGEPPFEAPGFIHDEPVILEEQTIEALTDRYPVCVLTGRPAAEADIALDRVGLDVADDHRFTMDDWDEGKPHPNALVTLAERTDAETVAFVGDTLDDVRTAVNADAVDDDRAYYGVGVLSGGLTGDDGRAAFASVGASAVVDDVNDLPDLLE, encoded by the coding sequence ATGCGAGTCGATACAGTCGTGTTGGACGTCGACGGCGTCCTCGTCGACGTGGCGGATTCGTACCGTCGGGCGGTCGTCGAGAGCGTCGAGCGTCGCCACGGCACGACGCTCCCCCGCGCGGACCTGCAGGCGTTCAAGAACGCCGGCGGCTTCAACAACGACTGGGAACTGTCCGACGCCGTCGCGTTGTACGTCCTCGCGAGCGACCGCGGCCTCGACGCCGACGTGGCGGCGTTCACCGACGCCATTGCCGCCAACGGGACTGGTCTGGACGGCGCTCGCGCGACCATCCGCGACTCTCTCGGCGAGGAGACGGCCAGCGAGGTCGAAGCCGAGTGGGACCCCGACGCGCTCCGTGAGACGTTCCAGGCGCTGTACCTCGGCGCAGACCTGTACCGCGACATCGAGGGTGGCGAACCGCCGTTCGAGGCACCCGGCTTCATCCACGACGAACCCGTCATCTTGGAAGAGCAGACTATCGAGGCGCTCACCGACCGCTACCCAGTGTGTGTCCTGACTGGTCGCCCGGCCGCCGAGGCCGACATCGCACTCGACCGCGTCGGCCTCGACGTGGCCGACGACCACCGATTCACGATGGACGACTGGGACGAGGGGAAACCCCACCCGAACGCGCTGGTGACGCTCGCAGAGCGAACGGACGCCGAGACGGTCGCGTTCGTCGGGGATACCCTCGACGACGTGCGTACTGCCGTCAACGCCGACGCCGTGGACGACGACCGCGCGTACTACGGCGTCGGCGTCCTCTCGGGCGGCCTCACCGGTGACGACGGTCGTGCCGCGTTCGCGAGCGTCGGCGCGAGCGCCGTCGTCGACGACGTGAACGACCTGCCCGACCTGCTGGAGTGA
- a CDS encoding UPF0146 family protein gives MSDARRSAVARTLANFRRLCEVGIGRRSAVAATLADGGASVTATDVHDHAVPDGVTFVRDDIVTAADRSDPGDHYRVDCVYALNVPPELHRPLLWVATRVDAACAFTTLGGDPPAVDATPLALADGETLYVARDPDGTLSSRR, from the coding sequence GTGTCAGACGCTCGTCGGTCCGCAGTCGCTCGAACGTTGGCCAATTTTCGCCGTCTCTGCGAGGTTGGAATCGGTCGTCGCTCGGCGGTCGCCGCCACCCTCGCGGACGGCGGTGCCAGCGTGACCGCAACCGACGTGCACGACCACGCGGTCCCCGACGGCGTCACGTTCGTTCGCGACGATATCGTCACCGCCGCCGACCGTTCCGACCCCGGCGACCACTATCGCGTCGACTGCGTGTACGCGTTGAACGTCCCGCCGGAGTTACACCGACCGCTCCTCTGGGTGGCGACTCGCGTCGACGCGGCCTGTGCGTTCACCACGCTCGGCGGCGACCCGCCCGCCGTCGACGCGACGCCGCTGGCACTCGCGGACGGCGAAACGCTGTACGTCGCTCGCGACCCCGACGGCACGCTCTCCTCGCGGCGGTGA
- a CDS encoding archaemetzincin family Zn-dependent metalloprotease: MLVDIVPIGDVSAQVKREASAGLRSVYDCDVTVHDEQSIPEGAYDRSRNQYRAEQFIELVSRVGSGEKNIGITPQDLYYRRRNYVFGLAYLNGNGSVVSTYRLQTSSDGGVSTKPSTEVFSDRVRKEIVHEIGHTLGLEHCDNSKCVMSFSPTVREVDVKEEHLCGTCAREYL; encoded by the coding sequence ATGCTTGTCGACATCGTGCCCATCGGGGACGTCTCCGCGCAGGTGAAGCGGGAGGCGTCGGCGGGACTCCGCTCGGTGTACGACTGCGACGTGACGGTTCACGACGAGCAGTCGATCCCCGAGGGCGCGTACGACCGCAGCCGCAACCAATACCGGGCCGAGCAGTTCATCGAACTCGTCTCGCGAGTCGGCTCCGGTGAGAAGAACATCGGGATCACCCCGCAGGACCTGTACTACCGGCGTCGAAACTACGTGTTCGGCCTCGCGTACCTCAACGGAAATGGGTCGGTCGTCTCGACGTACCGACTCCAGACCTCCTCCGACGGCGGCGTCTCCACGAAGCCCTCCACGGAAGTGTTCTCCGACCGCGTCCGCAAAGAGATCGTCCACGAGATCGGTCACACGCTCGGTCTCGAACACTGCGACAACAGCAAGTGCGTGATGTCGTTCTCGCCGACCGTCCGCGAGGTAGACGTGAAAGAGGAACACCTCTGCGGCACCTGCGCTCGCGAGTACCTGTAG
- a CDS encoding ferritin-like domain-containing protein produces MSNDRVVELLRKAYADEMETVMNYQTNAIVLDGVRAEEIKESLQTDIQEELGHAEMLGNRLKQLDARPPGSAEFTANQHSLQPPEDSTDVLSVIEGVIDAEEGAIETYRAIINAAKEADDPVTEDLAVTLLSDEEAHRTEFRGFKKEYKRD; encoded by the coding sequence ATGTCCAACGACCGTGTCGTCGAACTCCTCCGGAAGGCGTACGCCGACGAGATGGAGACGGTGATGAACTACCAGACGAACGCCATCGTCCTCGACGGCGTTCGCGCCGAAGAGATCAAAGAGAGCCTCCAGACCGACATCCAGGAGGAACTCGGCCACGCAGAGATGCTCGGCAACCGCCTGAAGCAACTCGACGCCCGTCCGCCGGGGTCTGCCGAGTTCACCGCGAACCAGCACTCGCTCCAGCCGCCGGAAGACTCGACGGACGTGCTGTCGGTCATCGAGGGCGTCATCGACGCCGAGGAGGGCGCTATCGAGACGTACCGCGCGATCATCAACGCCGCGAAGGAGGCCGACGACCCCGTAACCGAGGACCTGGCGGTCACCCTCCTCTCCGACGAGGAGGCCCACCGCACGGAGTTCCGCGGCTTCAAGAAAGAGTACAAGCGCGACTGA
- a CDS encoding ribosome biogenesis/translation initiation ATPase RLI, translating into MADDSIAVVDLDRCSPDRCNYECANFCPPNRTGKDCIVERGDHYAEDEPYDGGPDQVWISEEICLGETCGICVEKCPFDAIEIINLPSELENAPVHRYGDNAFALYGLPVPEPGNVTGILGPNGIGKSTAVKMLSGELVPNLGNHSSEANWDAVLDRFKGTELQNYVERVIEGEVDVARKPQYVDQIPKQFDGNTRELLERTDERGVLDSLVERLSIGPVMDQDIDSISGGELQRVALAATLARDADFYFLDEITPYLDIGQRMTAARLIRELADDGERSMMVVEHDLAILDLLADTLHVTYGEPGAYGVVTDPKSTRNGINEYLKGYLNNENMRIRPNDITFDEHAPREITRSQVLFEYPDMEKSYGEGEFSLSVEGGAVHESEVLGIVGPNGIGKSTMAQLFAGQLEPDEGELDFELDIAYKPQYIEIDQPMRVDAFLSSITEDFGSSYWDTEVARPLQLNRIMEQNLTDLSGGERQRVAIAACLSKDADLYLLDEPSAHLDVEQRVQATTAIRRYAENHDATVMVIDHDIYMIDLLSDRLMVFDGEPAVAGHASKPQSMRSGMNEFLGDLDITFRRDERTGRPRINKPGSQLDREQKREGEYYYSG; encoded by the coding sequence ATGGCGGACGACAGCATCGCGGTCGTCGACCTCGACCGATGTTCACCCGACCGGTGTAACTACGAGTGTGCGAACTTCTGCCCGCCGAACCGCACCGGGAAAGACTGCATCGTCGAACGTGGCGACCACTACGCGGAGGACGAACCGTACGACGGCGGCCCCGACCAGGTGTGGATCTCCGAAGAGATCTGTCTGGGCGAGACGTGTGGCATCTGTGTCGAGAAGTGCCCGTTCGACGCCATCGAGATCATCAACCTCCCGTCGGAACTGGAGAACGCCCCCGTCCACCGCTACGGCGACAACGCCTTCGCGCTGTACGGGCTTCCAGTGCCCGAACCCGGGAACGTCACCGGTATCCTCGGTCCCAACGGGATCGGGAAGTCGACGGCGGTGAAGATGCTCTCGGGCGAACTCGTCCCCAACCTCGGTAACCACTCCTCCGAAGCCAACTGGGACGCCGTCCTCGACCGGTTCAAGGGGACGGAACTCCAGAACTACGTCGAGCGCGTCATCGAGGGCGAAGTCGACGTCGCACGCAAGCCGCAGTACGTCGACCAGATCCCCAAGCAGTTCGACGGGAACACCCGCGAGTTGCTCGAACGGACCGACGAGCGTGGCGTTCTCGACTCGCTCGTGGAGCGTCTCTCGATCGGCCCGGTGATGGACCAAGACATCGACTCCATCTCCGGCGGGGAACTCCAGCGTGTCGCGCTGGCGGCGACGCTCGCGCGCGACGCCGACTTCTACTTCCTCGACGAAATCACGCCGTATCTGGACATCGGCCAGCGGATGACCGCCGCGCGACTCATCCGCGAACTCGCCGACGACGGCGAGCGCTCGATGATGGTCGTCGAACACGACCTCGCCATCTTGGACCTGTTGGCGGACACGCTCCACGTCACCTACGGTGAACCGGGAGCGTACGGTGTCGTCACCGATCCCAAGTCCACCCGCAACGGCATCAACGAGTACCTGAAAGGGTACCTCAACAACGAGAATATGCGGATTCGGCCGAACGACATCACGTTCGACGAACACGCGCCCCGCGAGATTACGCGGTCGCAAGTGCTGTTCGAGTACCCGGATATGGAGAAGTCCTACGGCGAGGGCGAGTTCTCGCTGTCCGTCGAGGGCGGCGCGGTCCACGAGTCCGAGGTGCTGGGCATCGTCGGTCCCAACGGGATCGGGAAGTCGACGATGGCACAACTGTTCGCGGGCCAGTTGGAACCCGACGAGGGTGAACTGGACTTCGAACTCGACATCGCGTACAAGCCGCAGTACATCGAGATCGACCAGCCGATGCGCGTCGACGCGTTCCTCTCGTCGATCACCGAGGACTTCGGCTCCTCGTACTGGGACACCGAGGTCGCGCGTCCGCTCCAACTCAACCGGATTATGGAGCAGAACCTCACCGACCTCTCCGGCGGGGAGCGTCAGCGCGTCGCCATCGCGGCGTGTCTCTCGAAAGACGCCGATCTGTACCTGCTGGACGAGCCGTCCGCGCACCTCGACGTTGAACAGCGGGTGCAGGCGACGACTGCTATCCGCCGCTACGCCGAGAACCACGACGCGACGGTGATGGTCATCGACCACGACATCTACATGATCGACCTGCTGTCGGACCGTCTCATGGTGTTCGACGGCGAACCCGCCGTCGCGGGGCACGCCTCGAAGCCGCAGTCGATGCGCTCGGGGATGAACGAGTTCCTCGGCGACCTGGACATCACGTTCCGCCGCGACGAGCGGACGGGTCGCCCCCGCATCAACAAGCCCGGCTCGCAGTTAGACCGCGAGCAGAAGCGCGAGGGCGAGTACTACTACTCCGGCTGA
- a CDS encoding winged helix-turn-helix domain-containing protein, which translates to MTGSDEESLDDLPPSAKLVFKVLEYNGSLTQKGIVEESMLSARTVRYALERLENIGIVDEDVYFADARQNLYQLNAAQTAEADGGQEACCAE; encoded by the coding sequence ATGACCGGATCCGACGAGGAATCCCTCGACGACCTCCCGCCAAGCGCGAAACTCGTGTTCAAAGTGCTCGAATACAACGGCTCGTTGACACAGAAGGGGATCGTCGAAGAGTCGATGCTCTCCGCGCGGACCGTCCGCTACGCGCTCGAACGCCTCGAAAACATCGGCATCGTCGACGAGGACGTCTACTTCGCCGACGCTCGACAGAATCTGTATCAACTCAACGCCGCGCAGACAGCCGAGGCCGACGGCGGTCAAGAAGCCTGCTGCGCAGAGTAG
- a CDS encoding RNA-guided endonuclease InsQ/TnpB family protein, with translation MANQVVTRTYTASIRNQQQVFDDLNSLGFSASKLWNVGRWVCDRVWSEIGHIPGHNELTTYLKSHERYADLHSQSSQRVLQELAEAFNGWYGKRRNGDSRANPPKYRKHGDDHPRSTVTFKNKGFKLDIKYNRVRLSKGSNLKDYWSDFILCEYQTRPDVDLSTVESIQQVRAVWTGDQWELHFVCNVEIEVAESPGEKTVGVDLGINNFAALAYEDGHSELYPLNCLKQDDYYFSKRIAHCDDTDSDQATRLNQKKSARRTHYFHTLSKHIVQRCVDGGVGTIVIGDLSGIRDDEEDGESKNWGKHGNLDLHSWAFDRFTDLLEYKAEMEGITVEQVSERDTSKSCSCCGRKRKANRVERGLYVCDKCETVANADVNGAENIRQKVSPSLACDGGYRSNGWLAQPSTYLFDSESGCFAPREQATS, from the coding sequence ATGGCGAATCAGGTCGTTACCCGTACCTACACTGCTTCCATTCGGAATCAGCAACAGGTGTTTGACGACCTCAATTCGCTCGGGTTCTCAGCCTCAAAACTCTGGAACGTCGGACGGTGGGTCTGCGACCGCGTGTGGTCTGAGATAGGCCACATTCCCGGTCACAACGAACTCACCACGTACCTGAAGTCGCACGAACGCTACGCTGACCTGCACTCACAGTCAAGTCAGCGAGTCCTGCAAGAACTCGCTGAGGCGTTCAACGGCTGGTACGGCAAACGACGCAACGGAGATTCACGAGCAAACCCACCGAAGTACCGTAAACACGGCGACGACCACCCACGAAGCACGGTCACGTTCAAGAACAAGGGCTTCAAACTCGACATCAAATACAACAGAGTCCGACTCTCGAAAGGCTCGAACCTCAAAGACTACTGGTCGGACTTCATCCTGTGCGAGTACCAGACCCGTCCCGATGTTGACCTCTCCACCGTGGAGAGCATCCAACAAGTCAGAGCTGTCTGGACGGGTGACCAGTGGGAACTACACTTCGTGTGCAACGTTGAAATCGAGGTTGCTGAATCACCCGGTGAGAAGACAGTGGGAGTTGACCTCGGTATCAACAACTTCGCCGCACTCGCCTACGAAGACGGCCACAGCGAGCTGTATCCGCTCAACTGCTTGAAGCAGGATGACTACTACTTCAGCAAGCGGATTGCTCATTGTGACGACACAGACTCCGACCAAGCGACACGGTTGAACCAGAAGAAGTCGGCGCGTCGCACCCACTACTTCCACACGCTCTCGAAGCACATCGTCCAGCGATGTGTTGACGGGGGTGTTGGAACGATTGTGATTGGCGACCTCTCCGGTATCCGTGATGATGAGGAGGACGGCGAGTCGAAGAACTGGGGCAAGCACGGGAATCTTGACCTGCATTCGTGGGCGTTCGACCGCTTCACCGACCTCCTCGAATACAAGGCCGAAATGGAAGGCATCACGGTCGAACAAGTATCCGAACGCGATACATCGAAGTCGTGTTCGTGCTGTGGTCGCAAGCGTAAAGCGAACCGTGTTGAACGTGGGCTGTACGTCTGCGATAAGTGTGAGACGGTGGCGAACGCGGACGTGAACGGTGCTGAGAACATTCGACAAAAAGTATCTCCGAGTCTCGCCTGTGATGGGGGATATAGGAGTAACGGCTGGTTGGCACAGCCATCGACGTACTTGTTCGATTCAGAGAGCGGCTGCTTCGCACCGCGAGAACAGGCTACGTCGTAA
- a CDS encoding PINc/VapC family ATPase, with translation MNVVPDTSAVIDGRVSERIADGDYQGATIYVPEAVVGELEAQANAGRDTGWDGIAELQRIAELADEGAITAEFVGRRPTVAEQEGAGEGDIDALIRDLAVEHDAVLLTSDFVQAEAGKATGLDVAYVEAVPRGVTDDDGLDIERFFTDDTMSVHLKTGTHPKAKRGDITDLRYVRIDEVDGPTDDTQMREWADEIEATARASNQGFIELSEPGMTIVQYRNYRIAVARPPFSDAIEITAVRPVAKTTLDDYEFADELRDRFTERQRGVLIAGAPGAGKSTFAQAVAEFLNDNDYAVKTMEKPRDLQVSDEITQYTALGGDMANTADSLLLVRPDYTIYDEVRKTHDFEVFADMRLAGVGMVGVTHATRAIDALQRLVGRVELGMIPQVVDTVVFIEAGAVDTVYDVTTQVKVPEGLTAEDLSRPVIQVVDFETGTPEYEIYTFNNQVVTVPLDGADGGHSETGVGRIAKQEIEREIRSVARGHVDVELQGQNDAVVYVEEDDISYVIGKGGGRITDIENRLGIDIDVRTHADRPGGRGGAGAPAGDANAGSPKPQGTVVQPEITSRHVVIRMDEHVGETVEVRADDEYLFTATVGRGGDIQVSRGSAIAEELEDAIDRKQTITVVQA, from the coding sequence ATGAACGTCGTGCCGGATACGAGCGCGGTCATCGACGGCCGCGTGTCGGAGCGGATCGCAGACGGCGACTACCAGGGGGCGACTATCTACGTCCCCGAGGCGGTCGTCGGCGAACTGGAGGCGCAAGCGAACGCCGGTCGCGACACCGGGTGGGACGGCATCGCCGAACTCCAACGGATCGCCGAACTCGCCGACGAGGGCGCGATCACGGCGGAGTTCGTCGGCCGTCGTCCGACCGTCGCCGAACAGGAGGGGGCTGGCGAGGGTGACATCGACGCGCTGATCCGTGACCTCGCGGTCGAACACGATGCCGTCCTCCTCACGTCCGACTTCGTGCAGGCTGAAGCCGGGAAGGCGACCGGACTGGACGTCGCGTACGTCGAGGCAGTCCCGCGCGGCGTCACCGACGACGACGGCCTCGACATCGAGCGGTTCTTCACCGACGACACGATGTCCGTCCACCTCAAGACGGGCACGCATCCGAAGGCGAAACGCGGGGACATCACCGACCTCCGCTACGTCCGCATCGACGAGGTCGACGGGCCGACCGACGACACGCAGATGCGCGAGTGGGCCGATGAAATCGAAGCGACCGCTCGTGCGTCGAATCAGGGATTCATCGAACTGTCGGAGCCAGGGATGACCATCGTCCAGTACCGTAACTACCGGATCGCGGTGGCTCGCCCGCCGTTCTCGGACGCCATCGAGATTACGGCGGTCCGCCCGGTCGCGAAGACGACGCTCGACGACTACGAGTTCGCCGACGAACTGCGCGACCGCTTCACCGAACGCCAGCGGGGCGTCCTCATCGCTGGCGCGCCCGGCGCCGGGAAGTCGACGTTCGCACAGGCGGTCGCAGAGTTCCTCAACGACAACGACTACGCGGTGAAGACGATGGAGAAGCCGCGCGACCTGCAGGTGTCCGACGAGATCACGCAGTACACCGCTCTGGGCGGTGATATGGCGAACACGGCCGACTCGCTGCTGCTCGTCCGGCCGGACTACACCATCTACGACGAGGTGCGCAAGACCCACGACTTCGAGGTGTTCGCGGACATGCGTCTCGCGGGCGTCGGGATGGTCGGCGTCACGCACGCGACGCGGGCCATCGACGCCCTCCAGCGACTTGTCGGCCGGGTCGAACTCGGGATGATCCCGCAAGTCGTCGACACGGTCGTGTTCATCGAGGCCGGCGCGGTCGACACCGTCTACGACGTGACGACGCAGGTGAAGGTGCCCGAGGGCCTCACCGCCGAGGACCTCTCGCGACCCGTCATCCAGGTCGTCGACTTCGAGACCGGAACGCCCGAGTACGAGATCTACACGTTCAACAACCAGGTCGTCACGGTTCCCCTCGACGGGGCCGACGGCGGCCACAGCGAGACGGGCGTCGGGCGCATCGCCAAACAGGAGATAGAACGCGAGATCCGATCTGTCGCCCGCGGCCACGTCGACGTGGAACTGCAGGGGCAAAACGACGCCGTCGTCTACGTCGAGGAAGACGACATCAGCTACGTCATCGGGAAAGGTGGGGGCCGGATCACCGACATCGAGAACCGCCTCGGAATCGACATCGACGTGCGCACCCACGCCGACCGCCCCGGCGGTCGCGGCGGTGCCGGTGCGCCCGCTGGCGACGCGAACGCAGGGTCGCCGAAGCCGCAGGGAACGGTCGTCCAACCGGAGATCACCAGTCGACACGTCGTCATCCGGATGGACGAACACGTCGGTGAGACAGTCGAGGTCCGCGCGGACGACGAGTACCTGTTCACCGCGACAGTCGGTCGCGGCGGCGACATTCAAGTCTCACGCGGGAGCGCCATCGCTGAGGAACTCGAAGACGCGATCGACCGGAAGCAGACCATCACCGTCGTCCAGGCTTGA
- a CDS encoding sensor histidine kinase, whose amino-acid sequence MSDRTVSPSSITDLRESLLYVLADAETFDAAVERTLAAVCRAGEWEYGESWLPAVSDGDDDPADHLVLGHTWAAPGYEAFAETTASQTFGPGEGLIGRVWSGGGTEWIADLSADDAGFTRARAAAESDLVSGVAIRLPEGAPDDPAVEPIAVLAFLTATPREEDFAFARAAADIVAGTGRLFSRRRRDDAISDDRRLLDTVLDVTPHPIVLFDDDGEIQRFNAAAETAVGIDAATARERGRLDEWWDITTPDGNPIPKRERPVSLALRTGETADRRLALTLPSGDRRTLDLRASPVLTDDGDVTRVVAAFDDVTDRLAYQTELEARNAELDRFASVISHDLRNPLAVIEGYVDLAIETGDTTHLDRVKNAVDRVNGLVDSLLVLARHGQTVGDLEAVPVDEAVSDAWQSVGGEDATLVVDEDLPVVEADPVRLGQLLENLLTNALTHAGEDVTVSIESLADGSGFAVGDDGPGIDPAERDRIFDPGVQSGGDGLGLGLALVRSIAEAHDWRVHVEDGPDGGARFVVEVDNADSE is encoded by the coding sequence ATGAGTGACCGGACGGTCTCTCCGAGTAGCATCACAGACCTCCGGGAGTCGCTGCTGTACGTCCTCGCGGACGCCGAGACGTTCGACGCCGCGGTCGAACGAACGCTCGCAGCCGTCTGTCGCGCCGGCGAGTGGGAGTACGGGGAATCGTGGCTCCCGGCGGTGAGCGACGGCGACGACGACCCCGCTGACCACCTCGTTCTCGGACACACGTGGGCGGCCCCCGGCTACGAGGCGTTCGCCGAGACCACGGCGTCGCAGACGTTCGGGCCGGGCGAGGGACTGATCGGGCGGGTGTGGTCGGGCGGTGGCACCGAGTGGATCGCCGACCTGAGCGCCGACGACGCTGGATTCACACGTGCCCGGGCGGCCGCAGAAAGCGACCTCGTGTCGGGTGTCGCCATCCGACTCCCCGAGGGCGCGCCGGACGACCCGGCGGTCGAACCGATTGCGGTGCTGGCGTTCCTCACGGCGACGCCGCGCGAGGAGGACTTCGCGTTCGCCCGTGCGGCCGCGGACATCGTCGCCGGGACGGGCCGACTGTTCAGTCGCCGTCGACGTGACGACGCGATCAGCGACGACCGTCGGCTACTCGATACCGTCCTCGACGTGACGCCACATCCGATCGTGCTCTTCGACGACGACGGTGAGATCCAACGGTTCAACGCCGCCGCGGAGACGGCGGTCGGCATCGACGCGGCGACGGCACGAGAGCGTGGTCGCCTCGACGAGTGGTGGGACATCACCACCCCCGACGGGAACCCGATCCCCAAACGAGAGCGACCCGTCTCGCTCGCGTTACGCACGGGTGAAACCGCCGACCGTCGGCTTGCGCTCACGCTCCCGTCGGGCGACAGACGCACGCTCGACCTCCGGGCGTCACCGGTCCTGACCGACGACGGCGACGTGACGCGCGTCGTCGCCGCGTTCGACGACGTGACTGACCGACTGGCGTACCAGACAGAACTGGAGGCGCGAAACGCCGAACTCGACCGCTTCGCGTCCGTCATCAGCCACGACCTGCGCAATCCGCTGGCGGTGATCGAGGGGTACGTCGACCTAGCGATAGAGACGGGAGATACCACTCATTTAGACCGCGTCAAGAACGCGGTCGACCGCGTGAACGGGTTAGTGGACTCGTTGCTCGTCCTCGCGCGACACGGTCAGACGGTCGGTGACCTCGAGGCGGTGCCCGTGGACGAGGCGGTCAGCGACGCTTGGCAGAGCGTCGGCGGCGAGGACGCGACGCTCGTAGTCGACGAAGACCTCCCGGTCGTCGAGGCCGACCCGGTTCGTCTCGGCCAACTCTTGGAGAACCTCCTCACAAACGCGCTCACGCACGCAGGCGAGGACGTGACAGTCTCTATCGAATCACTCGCCGACGGTAGTGGGTTCGCCGTCGGCGACGACGGACCGGGGATCGATCCGGCGGAGCGAGACCGCATCTTCGATCCGGGGGTCCAGTCGGGCGGCGACGGTCTCGGCCTCGGCCTCGCGCTGGTACGATCGATCGCGGAGGCACACGACTGGCGCGTCCACGTCGAGGACGGACCCGATGGGGGGGCACGGTTCGTCGTCGAGGTCGACAACGCAGACAGCGAGTGA